In Chloroflexota bacterium, the following proteins share a genomic window:
- a CDS encoding DUF1295 domain-containing protein has translation MPSDMPHEVVNGAAAQTRPVKRVLALPSREGLLICAASLMPAYLFGLMGLLNVLGLIAMAQAGPGEDPRGPAAGWLHFGHQLLSTAFALLVCWLFLIRRPSTAGRGVGGRISDIAAVAGTVVAMGIGMAPRTVDNLYALATAEALLSVGLVVMVIGLASLGRSFGIMPRARGLVQHGLYRWIRHPIYLGEFLAFGGMLVLAVSPLTVTVYAVFVALQVYRMVVEERTLSEAYPVYAEYCTRTARLLPGVY, from the coding sequence ATGCCCAGCGACATGCCGCACGAGGTCGTCAACGGAGCCGCCGCCCAAACGCGGCCGGTCAAACGCGTCCTGGCGCTGCCCAGTCGCGAGGGGCTGCTGATCTGCGCTGCCAGCCTGATGCCGGCCTACCTCTTCGGCTTGATGGGGCTCCTCAACGTGCTCGGCCTGATCGCCATGGCCCAGGCCGGCCCTGGGGAAGACCCGCGCGGCCCGGCCGCCGGCTGGCTGCACTTCGGGCACCAGCTGCTGAGCACAGCGTTCGCGCTGCTGGTCTGCTGGCTCTTCCTGATCCGCCGGCCCTCGACGGCCGGACGCGGCGTCGGCGGGCGGATCTCGGACATCGCGGCAGTGGCCGGGACCGTCGTGGCGATGGGCATCGGGATGGCCCCGCGCACCGTCGACAACCTCTACGCGCTGGCGACGGCCGAGGCGCTGCTCTCGGTCGGCCTCGTCGTGATGGTGATCGGGCTGGCCAGCCTCGGCCGCTCGTTTGGGATCATGCCGCGAGCGCGCGGCCTCGTCCAGCACGGGCTGTACCGCTGGATTCGCCACCCGATCTACCTCGGCGAGTTCCTGGCCTTCGGCGGCATGCTGGTGCTGGCCGTCAGCCCGCTCACGGTGACCGTCTACGCCGTGTTCGTGGCGCTCCAGGTGTACAGGATGGTGGTCGAGGAGCGGACGCTCAGCGAGGCGTACCCAGTGTACGCTGAGTACTGCACCCGTACCGCGCGCTTGCTGCCCGGCGTTTACTAG
- a CDS encoding flavin reductase family protein encodes MYLDTREISPRDAYKLLIGSVVPRPIGWVSTVSANDVGNLAPYSFFMAATGNPPTVVVSTGLRDGKPKDTLQNVLEVPEFVLNLVSEDVGEAMNATSEEFPSDVDELVTAGLTPLPSSRVRPMRVAEAPINMECKVVQTVPVGDPVTGAVLIIGEIVAWHVRDDLFDAERFRIRMDQLRAVGRMAGDGYTRTNEQFEMIRPNPNYQGR; translated from the coding sequence GTGTACCTCGACACCCGCGAGATCTCCCCGCGCGACGCGTACAAGCTGCTGATCGGGTCAGTCGTGCCACGGCCCATCGGTTGGGTCTCCACCGTCTCGGCCAACGACGTCGGCAACCTCGCGCCGTACAGCTTCTTCATGGCCGCGACCGGGAACCCGCCGACGGTCGTCGTCTCGACCGGGCTGCGTGACGGCAAGCCGAAGGACACCCTCCAGAACGTGCTGGAGGTGCCCGAGTTCGTGCTGAATCTTGTCAGCGAGGACGTGGGCGAGGCGATGAATGCCACCTCTGAGGAGTTCCCCTCGGATGTTGACGAGCTGGTGACGGCCGGCCTGACGCCGCTCCCGAGCAGCCGCGTCCGCCCGATGCGGGTGGCCGAAGCGCCGATCAACATGGAATGCAAAGTGGTCCAGACGGTGCCGGTCGGCGATCCCGTGACCGGCGCGGTGCTGATCATTGGGGAGATCGTGGCGTGGCACGTCCGCGACGACCTGTTTGACGCCGAGCGGTTCCGGATCCGGATGGATCAGCTGCGGGCAGTCGGGCGGATGGCCGGCGACGGCTACACCCGCACGAACGAGCAGTTCGAGATGATCCGGCCGAACCCGAACTACCAGGGCCGCTGA
- the leuD gene encoding 3-isopropylmalate dehydratase small subunit, with protein MEKFTTHAGKVVPLYRTNVDTDQIIPAVHLKRIERTGWGQFLFERWRSDPDFVLNRTEYADGSVLVAGDNFGCGSSREHAPWALQQYGFRAVIAPSFADIFFNNAAKNGILLIRLPEEQCKTIADWANGEPGFGLTIDLENQTISDGHGLDYTFEIEPFRKHCLLNGLDDIGLTLAHEDAISEFETRRPAWLPTTPRTTVELQMLSGTA; from the coding sequence ATGGAGAAGTTCACGACCCACGCGGGCAAGGTCGTCCCGCTGTACCGCACCAATGTTGACACCGACCAGATCATCCCGGCCGTGCACCTGAAGCGCATCGAGCGGACCGGCTGGGGCCAGTTCCTCTTCGAGCGCTGGCGCAGCGATCCGGACTTCGTCCTGAACCGGACAGAGTATGCAGACGGCTCGGTGCTGGTGGCCGGCGACAACTTCGGCTGCGGCTCCTCGCGTGAGCACGCGCCCTGGGCGCTCCAGCAGTACGGCTTCCGGGCCGTCATCGCGCCGTCGTTCGCGGACATCTTCTTCAACAACGCGGCCAAGAACGGCATCCTGCTGATCCGGCTGCCCGAGGAGCAGTGCAAGACGATCGCCGACTGGGCGAACGGCGAGCCGGGTTTCGGGCTGACCATCGACCTTGAGAACCAGACGATCTCGGACGGGCACGGCCTGGACTACACGTTTGAGATCGAGCCGTTCCGCAAGCACTGCCTGCTCAACGGCCTGGACGACATCGGGCTGACGCTGGCGCACGAGGACGCCATCTCGGAGTTCGAGACGCGGCGGCCGGCCTGGCTCCCGACGACCCCGCGCACGACCGTCGAGCTGCAGATGTTGTCCGGGACAGCTTGA
- a CDS encoding trypsin-like peptidase domain-containing protein — MTLLGRYLLAVSFGLALGVGLTVGAGLLLGVRPAALQQTAGTPTPAAPGAPTATAPTPRASAQVAPPVSTNRTLGPLGLDEDAVADLFERVAPSVVNVSVQVPRASASAQNTGARQGSGSGFLVDAQGHILTNEHVIRDASRIEVTLADGLKMPAEVRGRDTLNDIALLKIEAPSERLRPVMLGDSTAVRVGQLAVVIGNPYGFARTLTVGVVSGVGRPIEDAGRRPLLDMIQTDAAINPGNSGGPLLNSRGEVVGITTLVDRSQLSVGFAVPINTALQIMPNLISGQKVARPWLGIAGVALTPVLAEQLAVKIDQGILVREATPGGPAERAGIRGGTNENPASGDVILEIERRAVTRVADLVASIDSLNVGDTVSVTLVRDGSQQTVQVTLGEYPAESR, encoded by the coding sequence GTGACCCTGCTCGGACGCTATCTGCTCGCCGTCAGCTTCGGGCTGGCGCTCGGCGTGGGACTGACGGTCGGAGCCGGCCTGCTGCTGGGGGTGCGCCCCGCCGCGCTGCAGCAGACGGCAGGGACACCGACACCCGCCGCCCCAGGCGCGCCAACGGCGACAGCGCCGACGCCCCGCGCCTCGGCCCAGGTTGCGCCGCCGGTCTCGACCAACCGCACCCTCGGGCCGCTCGGGCTGGATGAGGACGCTGTCGCCGACCTGTTCGAGCGGGTCGCGCCGTCGGTGGTGAACGTCTCGGTCCAGGTGCCCCGTGCGAGCGCATCGGCGCAGAACACCGGAGCGCGGCAGGGATCCGGCTCGGGCTTTCTGGTGGACGCCCAGGGCCACATCCTCACGAATGAGCACGTCATTCGGGACGCCTCGCGCATCGAGGTGACGCTGGCCGACGGGCTGAAGATGCCGGCCGAGGTGCGCGGGCGCGACACCCTGAACGACATCGCCCTGTTGAAGATCGAGGCGCCCTCCGAGCGGCTGCGGCCCGTGATGCTGGGCGACAGCACGGCGGTCCGCGTCGGACAGTTGGCGGTGGTGATCGGTAACCCGTACGGGTTCGCGCGGACGCTGACCGTCGGCGTGGTGAGCGGCGTGGGCCGGCCCATCGAGGACGCCGGCCGCCGCCCGCTGCTGGACATGATCCAGACGGACGCAGCCATCAACCCCGGCAACTCGGGTGGGCCGCTGCTCAACTCGCGCGGCGAGGTGGTCGGCATCACCACGCTGGTGGACCGTTCGCAACTGAGCGTCGGGTTCGCGGTGCCGATCAACACGGCCCTGCAGATCATGCCGAACCTGATCTCCGGGCAGAAGGTCGCGCGGCCCTGGCTGGGCATCGCGGGCGTGGCGCTCACGCCGGTCCTGGCCGAACAGCTGGCCGTGAAGATCGACCAGGGCATCCTGGTCCGCGAGGCGACGCCCGGCGGCCCGGCCGAGCGGGCCGGCATCCGGGGCGGCACGAACGAGAACCCGGCCAGCGGCGACGTGATCCTGGAGATCGAGCGGCGCGCCGTGACGCGGGTGGCAGACCTAGTGGCCAGCATCGACAGTCTGAACGTGGGCGACACGGTGTCGGTCACCCTGGTCCGCGACGGCTCGCAGCAGACCGTGCAGGTGACCCTGGGCGAGTACCCGGCCGAGTCACGGTAG
- a CDS encoding branched-chain amino acid ABC transporter substrate-binding protein yields the protein MAAAASPGAPGQLAGPIKIVSSLPRIGPAKTQTDSIVFAIKLALDEVSSRVDGAQIVYEDWDDATAERNAWDAGKEAENAQKAAADPDAMVYLGPYNSGAARVAIPILNGADLVAISPSATYSGLTRPGRGDGGEPESLYPNGKRNFARTIPADEVQGAAAAFWAKSLGANKVYVLHDTELYGRTLAAAFAEQAGKLGMQVIGPPEAVDPRAPDFFGIAGKVKSASPDLVYYGGLTENSASRVFKELRASLGPNVRLMGPDGLYQPTFVEALGDASEGVLVTFSGIAPSKLTGRGGEWYRSFKVRTGAEPEVYAAYAYEATKVALDAIKRAGRKDRAAIRDAVLATRDYDGILGRWSFDANGDTTLNLVSGREVKGAKFDDTGAVTLSATGQ from the coding sequence GTGGCCGCTGCCGCCTCACCCGGTGCACCGGGCCAGCTTGCCGGCCCGATCAAGATCGTGTCCTCGCTGCCCAGGATCGGGCCGGCGAAGACCCAGACCGACTCCATCGTCTTCGCCATCAAGCTGGCGCTTGACGAGGTATCCAGCCGGGTGGACGGCGCGCAGATCGTGTACGAAGACTGGGACGACGCCACGGCTGAGCGCAACGCCTGGGATGCGGGCAAGGAGGCCGAGAACGCGCAGAAGGCGGCGGCCGATCCGGATGCGATGGTCTACCTCGGGCCATACAACTCGGGCGCGGCGCGGGTGGCGATCCCGATCCTCAATGGGGCCGACCTGGTGGCGATCAGCCCCTCGGCCACGTACAGCGGGCTGACTCGGCCCGGCCGAGGTGACGGCGGCGAGCCGGAGAGCCTCTATCCCAACGGCAAGCGGAACTTCGCGCGGACGATCCCGGCCGACGAGGTCCAGGGCGCCGCGGCGGCGTTCTGGGCGAAGTCACTCGGCGCGAACAAGGTCTACGTGCTCCACGATACCGAGCTGTACGGTCGGACGCTGGCGGCGGCGTTCGCGGAGCAGGCGGGCAAGCTCGGCATGCAGGTGATCGGCCCGCCCGAGGCCGTCGATCCGCGCGCGCCGGACTTCTTCGGCATCGCCGGCAAGGTCAAGAGCGCCAGCCCCGATCTGGTCTACTACGGCGGCCTGACCGAGAACAGCGCGTCGCGTGTCTTCAAGGAGCTGCGCGCTTCGCTCGGGCCGAACGTCAGGCTGATGGGGCCGGACGGCCTCTACCAGCCGACCTTTGTCGAGGCGTTGGGCGACGCCTCCGAGGGCGTCCTGGTGACGTTCAGCGGCATCGCGCCGAGCAAGCTGACGGGGCGTGGTGGCGAGTGGTATCGCTCATTCAAGGTGCGGACCGGGGCCGAGCCGGAGGTGTACGCCGCCTACGCCTACGAGGCGACGAAGGTGGCGCTCGACGCCATCAAGCGGGCTGGCCGCAAGGACCGCGCGGCCATCCGCGACGCCGTGCTGGCGACCCGCGACTACGACGGCATCCTGGGGCGCTGGTCGTTCGATGCGAATGGCGACACCACCCTGAACCTCGTCTCTGGCCGCGAGGTCAAGGGCGCAAAGTTCGACGACACCGGCGCCGTGACGCTCTCAGCGACCGGCCAGTAG
- a CDS encoding nodulation protein NfeD, with product MRPTLVRALRLTAFALLLAAGLLSLAGPGLQGASDAPVAQAQDTVAPVSVVTVRGVINPTLAHFVNRSIDAAEQSGAQAVVLQLDTPGGLDSSMRQIIQRILAARIPVIVYVGPPGARAGSAGVYITYAAHVAAMAPNTNIGSATPVAMGESGEQQMSPEMRAKVTNDAIAYIRSLAEQRDRNAAWAEQAVREGANVSAQQALSLGVVDLMANDVPDLLRKLDGRAVETAAGTVALQTAQASTQAVSMNLVDALLHALSDPTIAYLLISLGTMGLFFELSNPGSILPGVVGGICLLLGFYALGTLPVNYAGLLLMGFAFLLFVIDLFAPSHGVLTAGGLVAFVFGSLMLFNVPEAAPWITLSAWTVVGVTATMAGFFLVVARLVSRSQHLKPAAGAEALIGQVGRVRSPLTPAGMVFVDGALWEATAEGGGDPIPAGARVEVLALDGLLLRVRPVRETATEAPVSPPSPNAASVGVKTRP from the coding sequence ATGCGTCCGACGCTCGTGCGCGCACTCCGCCTGACCGCCTTCGCCCTGCTGCTGGCCGCCGGACTGCTCTCGCTGGCCGGCCCCGGCCTCCAGGGCGCGAGCGATGCCCCCGTCGCGCAGGCCCAGGACACGGTCGCGCCGGTCTCCGTCGTGACCGTCCGAGGCGTCATCAACCCGACGCTCGCGCACTTTGTCAACCGCTCCATCGACGCCGCCGAACAGAGTGGCGCGCAGGCCGTCGTCCTCCAGCTCGACACGCCCGGCGGCCTCGACTCGTCGATGCGCCAGATCATCCAGCGCATCCTGGCCGCGCGCATCCCGGTGATCGTCTACGTCGGGCCGCCGGGCGCGCGGGCCGGCTCGGCCGGCGTCTACATCACCTACGCGGCGCACGTCGCGGCGATGGCCCCGAACACCAACATCGGGTCGGCCACGCCCGTGGCGATGGGCGAGAGCGGCGAGCAGCAGATGTCGCCGGAGATGCGCGCGAAAGTCACCAACGACGCCATCGCCTACATCCGCTCGCTGGCCGAGCAGCGCGACCGCAACGCCGCCTGGGCCGAGCAGGCCGTCCGCGAGGGCGCGAACGTCTCAGCGCAGCAGGCGCTCAGCCTGGGCGTCGTCGACCTGATGGCGAACGACGTGCCCGACCTGCTCCGCAAGCTCGATGGGCGCGCCGTGGAGACCGCCGCTGGCACGGTCGCGCTTCAGACGGCACAGGCGTCCACCCAGGCGGTGAGCATGAACCTGGTGGACGCGCTGCTGCACGCGCTGAGCGATCCGACCATCGCCTACTTGCTGATCAGCCTCGGAACCATGGGCCTCTTCTTCGAGCTGTCGAACCCCGGCAGCATCCTGCCGGGCGTGGTCGGCGGGATCTGCCTGCTGCTCGGCTTCTACGCCCTGGGCACCCTGCCCGTAAACTACGCCGGGCTGCTGCTGATGGGGTTCGCGTTCCTCCTCTTCGTCATCGACCTGTTCGCGCCGAGCCACGGCGTCCTGACGGCGGGCGGACTGGTGGCGTTCGTGTTCGGCTCGCTGATGCTGTTCAACGTGCCAGAGGCCGCCCCGTGGATCACCCTGTCGGCATGGACCGTAGTCGGCGTCACCGCGACGATGGCCGGCTTCTTCCTGGTTGTGGCGCGGCTGGTGTCACGCTCGCAGCACCTGAAGCCGGCCGCCGGCGCCGAGGCGCTCATCGGGCAGGTCGGCAGGGTGCGCTCGCCGCTGACGCCGGCCGGCATGGTGTTCGTGGACGGCGCACTCTGGGAGGCGACCGCCGAGGGCGGAGGCGACCCGATCCCCGCTGGCGCGCGCGTCGAGGTGCTGGCGCTCGACGGTTTGCTCCTGCGCGTGCGGCCAGTCCGCGAAACAGCGACGGAAGCGCCGGTCTCGCCGCCGTCGCCAAACGCCGCATCGGTCGGGGTCAAGACTCGCCCCTGA
- a CDS encoding Uma2 family endonuclease, with protein sequence MAAHGVRFLASDIWDAPDNGKIYEVIDGELYVSPSPAWRHQLQLNRLNKRVINWVDDHHLGYVVPAPTGVVLDDENGLEPDIIFISHERAHYISERGVEGPPDLVVEVLSPSTEARDRGIKLRRYGAAGVTHYWILDPEGPRIEERVLGERGYQLVCTVDPGEVFRPTLFPGLEIPLDELAD encoded by the coding sequence ATGGCGGCACACGGCGTTCGCTTCCTGGCGTCGGACATCTGGGACGCACCGGACAACGGCAAAATCTACGAGGTAATCGATGGGGAGCTCTACGTGAGTCCAAGTCCGGCATGGAGGCACCAGCTACAACTCAATCGACTGAACAAGCGCGTCATCAACTGGGTTGATGACCATCATCTTGGCTATGTCGTGCCGGCCCCCACTGGCGTGGTACTGGATGATGAGAACGGCCTGGAGCCGGATATCATCTTCATCTCGCACGAGCGGGCGCACTACATCTCCGAGCGGGGCGTCGAGGGGCCGCCTGATCTGGTGGTCGAGGTGCTGTCGCCGAGTACCGAGGCCCGGGATCGGGGCATCAAGCTGCGCCGCTACGGTGCGGCCGGCGTGACGCACTACTGGATCCTCGATCCCGAAGGCCCACGCATCGAGGAACGGGTGCTCGGCGAGCGGGGCTACCAATTGGTCTGCACGGTTGACCCCGGCGAGGTCTTCCGCCCGACACTGTTCCCAGGGCTTGAGATCCCGCTGGACGAGCTGGCAGACTGA
- a CDS encoding sugar ABC transporter permease, whose protein sequence is MALRTAAVPVSSARRFRLPRDATLGYLLLAPAAFLLLMLVGYPFLTAVIMSLQKKLIGQAAAPFIGLDNYITLVTDWTFWIVVRNVLVFAGSSVALKLVIGTAVALALNESMPGRGIVRSIMILPWALPSLVAVLIWMWMYSDVAGVFNHVLMGTGLVERPVLFLSDPVLAMISVIAVNVWKGFPFFSMTLLAGLQTVGSDQYDAAKVDGAGMVARFRHVTLPGLAPVMAVVTLLSTIFTLNDFAIIWLLTKGGPGNATDVLATLTYKVAIRGLELGKGVAISVLMLPLLIVLIVLLTRFLNKREEAG, encoded by the coding sequence ATGGCGCTGAGAACTGCCGCCGTGCCCGTCTCGTCCGCGAGACGCTTCCGCCTGCCGCGCGACGCCACGCTCGGCTACCTGTTGCTCGCGCCAGCGGCGTTCCTGCTGCTCATGCTGGTCGGCTACCCGTTCCTGACCGCTGTGATCATGAGCCTCCAGAAGAAGCTGATCGGGCAGGCCGCCGCGCCGTTCATCGGGCTGGACAACTACATCACGCTGGTCACGGACTGGACGTTCTGGATCGTGGTCCGCAACGTCCTGGTCTTCGCCGGCAGCTCGGTGGCGCTGAAGCTGGTCATCGGCACGGCGGTCGCGCTGGCCCTGAACGAGTCGATGCCAGGGCGCGGCATCGTCCGCTCGATCATGATCCTGCCGTGGGCGCTGCCATCCCTGGTGGCGGTCCTGATCTGGATGTGGATGTACAGCGACGTGGCCGGCGTCTTCAACCATGTCCTCATGGGCACGGGGCTGGTCGAACGGCCGGTGCTGTTCCTGAGCGACCCGGTCCTGGCGATGATCTCGGTCATTGCCGTCAACGTCTGGAAGGGGTTCCCCTTCTTCAGCATGACCCTGCTGGCCGGCCTCCAGACGGTCGGCAGCGACCAGTACGACGCCGCCAAGGTCGATGGCGCGGGGATGGTCGCTCGGTTCCGCCACGTCACGCTGCCGGGGCTGGCGCCGGTGATGGCGGTGGTGACGCTGCTCTCGACCATTTTCACCCTGAACGACTTCGCGATCATCTGGCTGCTGACGAAGGGCGGACCCGGCAACGCGACGGACGTGCTGGCGACGCTGACCTACAAGGTGGCGATTCGCGGCCTGGAGCTTGGCAAGGGCGTGGCGATCTCGGTGCTGATGCTGCCGCTGCTGATCGTGTTGATCGTGCTGCTGACGCGCTTCTTGAACAAGCGGGAGGAAGCAGGATGA
- the leuC gene encoding 3-isopropylmalate dehydratase large subunit, with the protein MGANGSSAPRTLFEKVWQDHVVREEPGEPALIYIDLHLVHEVTSPQPFESLRLSGRQVRRTDLTIATADHNVATTDRTLPIEDPISKQQLDALDRNCAEFGLRLEGALSPMQGIVHVIGPELGLTLPGMTVVCGDSHTATHGAFGAVAFGIGTSEVEHVLATQTLIQARPKLMEIRVDGELPAGVTAKDIILGIIGRIGIGGATGHAIEYTGSAIRSLSMEGRMTVSNMSIEGGGRVGIVAPDETTFRYIEGRPHAPKGKLWEQALDYWRSLKTDEGATYDRVEIFDAAELAPFVSWGTNPSMVVPVTGRVPDPNAMESETAREAAERALAYMDLKAGTAMEDISLDRVFIGSCTNSRIEDLTIAAQVVRGHTVNPKVRALVVPGSQQVKVQAEKMGLDKVFLDAGFEWREAGCSMCLGMNPDILAPGERCASTSNRNFEGRQGRGGRTHLVSPAMAAAAAIAGHFVDIRDWKMEG; encoded by the coding sequence ATGGGCGCCAACGGTTCCAGTGCCCCGCGCACGCTGTTCGAGAAAGTCTGGCAAGACCACGTCGTCCGCGAAGAGCCCGGCGAGCCGGCGCTCATCTACATCGACCTGCATCTCGTACACGAGGTCACGTCGCCGCAGCCGTTCGAGAGCCTCCGCCTCAGCGGCCGGCAGGTTCGGCGGACCGACCTGACCATCGCCACGGCCGACCACAACGTCGCTACCACCGACCGCACGTTGCCCATCGAAGACCCGATCTCCAAGCAGCAGCTTGACGCGCTCGACCGCAACTGCGCGGAGTTCGGGCTGCGGCTGGAGGGCGCGCTCAGCCCGATGCAGGGCATCGTGCACGTCATCGGTCCCGAGCTGGGCCTGACCCTGCCGGGCATGACGGTGGTCTGCGGCGACAGCCACACCGCCACCCACGGTGCATTTGGCGCGGTGGCATTCGGCATCGGCACCTCCGAGGTCGAGCACGTCCTGGCGACGCAGACGCTGATCCAGGCCCGCCCGAAGCTGATGGAGATCCGGGTTGACGGCGAGCTGCCGGCCGGCGTGACGGCCAAGGACATCATCCTCGGGATCATCGGGCGCATCGGCATCGGCGGCGCGACCGGTCACGCCATCGAGTACACGGGCTCGGCGATCCGCAGCCTCTCGATGGAAGGACGGATGACCGTCTCGAACATGTCCATCGAGGGCGGCGGCCGGGTCGGCATCGTCGCCCCGGACGAGACGACGTTCCGGTACATCGAGGGCCGTCCGCACGCGCCGAAGGGGAAGCTCTGGGAACAGGCCCTCGACTACTGGCGCTCGCTCAAGACCGACGAGGGGGCGACCTACGACCGCGTCGAGATCTTCGATGCTGCCGAGCTTGCGCCGTTCGTGTCGTGGGGCACCAACCCGAGCATGGTGGTCCCGGTGACGGGCCGCGTGCCCGACCCGAACGCGATGGAGTCGGAGACGGCCCGCGAGGCCGCCGAGCGCGCCCTGGCCTACATGGACCTGAAGGCCGGCACGGCGATGGAGGACATCTCGCTGGACCGGGTATTCATCGGCTCGTGCACCAACTCGCGCATCGAGGATCTGACCATCGCGGCGCAGGTCGTGCGTGGGCACACCGTCAACCCGAAGGTGCGGGCGCTGGTCGTGCCCGGCTCGCAGCAGGTCAAGGTCCAGGCCGAGAAGATGGGGCTGGACAAGGTCTTCCTGGATGCCGGTTTCGAGTGGCGCGAGGCCGGCTGCTCGATGTGCCTGGGTATGAACCCCGACATCCTGGCGCCCGGCGAGCGCTGCGCCTCGACCTCGAACCGCAACTTCGAGGGGCGGCAGGGACGCGGCGGCCGGACCCACCTCGTCAGCCCGGCCATGGCGGCGGCGGCGGCCATCGCCGGCCATTTCGTGGACATCCGCGACTGGAAGATGGAAGGATAG
- a CDS encoding carbohydrate ABC transporter permease, with translation MSNAVQTINVQEARGSGASRSGTLQQERIVKLVLQWSVLGTALVIVIFPLYWMLLTAFDPPTLSYSAKISLLPKRITLDAFAQLIREYPFMLWMWNSAAVSMITTLLAVVVGTMAAYSLARLRYPGRGFLAGTFFLAYIFPATLLVVPVFVILSVLGLTDDYFGLVLSYLIFTVPFCTWMLRAYLTSIPRELEEAALVDGATRVQAMVLIILPLAAPGVAAATIFAFTLSWNEYLYAFILMNDSTKMTLSPGMTKLVFGDIFLWGMIMAGATLMSMPVVLLYFVAQRFVVSGLTAGSVKG, from the coding sequence ATGAGCAACGCCGTTCAGACCATCAATGTGCAGGAGGCGCGCGGCTCGGGCGCGAGCCGGTCCGGGACGCTTCAGCAGGAGCGCATCGTCAAGCTGGTGCTCCAGTGGTCCGTGCTGGGGACTGCCCTGGTGATCGTGATCTTCCCGCTGTACTGGATGCTGCTGACGGCGTTCGATCCGCCGACGCTCTCGTACAGCGCGAAGATCAGCCTGCTGCCCAAGCGGATCACGCTGGACGCCTTCGCGCAGCTCATCCGCGAGTACCCGTTCATGCTCTGGATGTGGAACAGCGCGGCGGTCTCGATGATCACCACGCTGCTGGCGGTGGTCGTCGGGACGATGGCGGCCTACAGCCTGGCACGGCTGCGCTACCCAGGGCGGGGCTTCCTGGCGGGGACGTTCTTCCTGGCGTACATCTTCCCGGCCACGCTGCTCGTGGTGCCGGTCTTCGTGATCCTCAGCGTGCTCGGCCTGACCGACGACTATTTCGGGCTGGTGCTGAGCTACCTGATCTTCACGGTGCCGTTCTGCACCTGGATGCTGCGGGCGTACCTGACCAGCATCCCGCGCGAGCTTGAGGAAGCGGCGCTGGTGGACGGCGCGACGCGGGTGCAGGCGATGGTGCTGATCATCCTGCCGCTGGCCGCGCCGGGCGTGGCCGCCGCGACGATCTTCGCCTTCACGCTCTCCTGGAACGAGTACCTCTACGCCTTCATCTTGATGAACGACAGCACCAAGATGACGCTCTCGCCGGGCATGACGAAGCTGGTCTTCGGGGACATCTTCCTGTGGGGAATGATCATGGCCGGAGCCACGCTGATGAGCATGCCGGTGGTGCTGCTGTACTTCGTGGCGCAGCGGTTCGTGGTGAGCGGGCTGACGGCAGGGTCGGTCAAGGGGTAG